In the genome of Trypanosoma brucei gambiense DAL972 chromosome 11, complete sequence, the window TACTTCTCGTATAATAGGCAAGCAAAGTCAGTGTGCAGACCCTCATCACGTGAAATCAGCTCGTTGCTGAAGGTGAGCCCGGGCATCAAGCCACGCTTCTTTAACCAAAAAATGGCGCAGAACGAGCCAGAGAAAAATATGCCCTCGACAGCCGCAAACGCGACGAGCCGCGTAGGGAACGAAGTCTGACTGCCAATCCATTCAATCGCCCATTTGGCCTTTTTCTCAATACACGGAATCGTCCTTATGGCATGTAGCAGTCGTTGCTTTTCGTCGGGATCCACAACATACGTATCGATCAACACGGAGTATGTCTCAGAATGGATATTTTCCATAGCAATCTGGAACCCATAGAAACATCGAACTTCAGGTACCTGCACTTCGCACATGAACCGTTCCGCAAGGTTCTCCAGCACAATGCCATCGCTTGCCGCGAAGAAAGCCAACACATGTTTGATGAAGTGTCGCTCGCCGTCGTCCAGCTTCTCCCAATCTGTCATGTCATTCCCAAGATAAATGTTTTCCACCGTCCAGATGCTGCTCTCCGCCTTCTTGTACTTCTGCCATATGTCAGGGTACTTGATAGGGAAGATAACGTAGCGGTCGGGGTTTTCTGTCAGAAGtggctcctccacctcccctTCCTTACGCGAGCGCTTGTGAGATTTGGGTGGCATCGTTAGCACTgtccttgtttttcttctcttgatGTGTTTTCAATATACGACAGAGCAGCTAATGGAATGAATGAAGAGAAAGCTCGCACACAAGAGGCATATTGCTTTCTAAGTGCTGTTATCACATTTGACAATCCTGTCTAAAAAACATtactgtttctgttttttgcttctttaaAGTTAATTGTTCGTATAGGTTCTAGGTAAGGTCGATAGTTGCTCTTGGGGAAAGCGCGTTggcaacagcaacgaaaaaaaaaactcatgTTGTCCACTTTACCGAGTGGAAAGGTCGCAACAGATCCATGCAAGAAACCGTAGCATTGACTCACATTAGTGGAGAGCCGCAGCGGTGCATGCACTGGGGAGAAGGCAAACTAGTGTAGCTGCCCCAACATCTACTAAATATGTATTACTGTTTGCTTTACCACTGTGAAGTCTGACCATCTCCCAGCAGATATCAGCAGACCGTAATGCCATGAAGACATCGACTAGCACACGTTTCGTTGGAACCTCATCAGCGCGACACTCATGGAGGAGGAACAAGCCAACTCGCGCAAACTCAAAGAATAAGGACCTGTGAAGAGTTGgtaccccacacacacacacacacgctgcTGAAATCGTAGAAGGATTATGTGGCTGACCCGCCCTTACAGCAGCCTAAGTAATAAAAAGTAGTGGCTAACGCTTCATGATGTAACTGGAAAGTGTGCGGGCAACAAACcctgaaggaggaaaaagtggGACAAGCAATAACACCAATTGGACATGAGGAAGCAAGGTGAGCTGAAGCTCGCTACACAGCGACATAAGTGAATGTAGCCGCACGCAAGGATGTACCGGCGGCACTGCCCGCATGCCGCTGTTCCCTGCGCTGAAGGAACAATTGTGGGGAGGGCGCTGTTGTACAGCAGTTTATGTACGAATATCACCCAATTGAACTCTTACGATGCTCTTGTAGTGCGGATACCAGTGAAACGTATTGTTGCTCTGCAACCTCCTTACTCATCCCTTTAACCCTGCACCATGCATCCCACTTAGCGCGT includes:
- a CDS encoding ribonucleoside-diphosphate reductase small chain; its protein translation is MPPKSHKRSRKEGEVEEPLLTENPDRYVIFPIKYPDIWQKYKKAESSIWTVENIYLGNDMTDWEKLDDGERHFIKHVLAFFAASDGIVLENLAERFMCEVQVPEVRCFYGFQIAMENIHSETYSVLIDTYVVDPDEKQRLLHAIRTIPCIEKKAKWAIEWIGSQTSFPTRLVAFAAVEGIFFSGSFCAIFWLKKRGLMPGLTFSNELISRDEGLHTDFACLLYEKYIVNKLPRDRVLEIICNAVSIEREFICDALPVRLIGMNSQLMTQYIEFVADRLLVSLGYDRHYNSKNPFDFMDMISLQGKTNFFEKKVGEYQKAGVMSSERSSKVFSLDADF